The Syntrophorhabdaceae bacterium genome window below encodes:
- a CDS encoding DEAD/DEAH box helicase family protein, whose translation MKLHFDPNLDFQKQAIDAVCDLFRGQETCRTEFTVTHGPTDPQMRFAFARYDLGIGNRLALFEDEILKNLNDIQLRNGLMPSTSLASRDFTVEMETGTGKTYVYLRTIFELNKRYGFTKFVVVVPSVAIKEGVYKSLQIMEEHFRAIYTNIPFEYFLYDSPKLGQVRNFATSNQIQIMIVTVGAINKKDVNNLYKDSEKTGGEKPIDLIKATGPILIVDEPQSVDGGLAGRGKEALGAMNPLCTLRYSATHVDKHHMVFRLDAVDAYERELVKQIEVASASIEEAFNKPYVRLLTVGNKRGVITAKVEIDVQAGLTVRRQEKIVQDGDNLEQATSRAVYENCHIGEIRVEKGNEFMELRVPQARVYLRMGEAYGDVDALAIHREMIRRTIREHLDKEKRLGHQGIKVLSLFFIDVVEKYRKYDQDGNPVKGDYARIFEEEYERLARHPDYQTLFQEVDLRRAAEEVHNGYFSIDRKNIGGKTVEVLKDTRGDSKADDGTYSLIMRDKEKLLSFETPLKFIFSHSALREGWDNPNVFQICSLRDIRTEMERRQTIGRGLRLCVNQDGERLRGFETNTLTVIATEGYEQFAENLQKEIEEDTGIRFGIVEQHQFAAIGVLSADGTISPMGADQSKALWEYLRTKGYVDVKGKVQDSLREALRAGTLMVPETFATQLPQIKEVLHKLAGKLEINNADERRHVRTRQAELHSAEFKALWDRIKHKTIYRVQFDNEKLIKNCIDLLRQGPPIMKTRLQWRKADIAIGKAGIEATERAGAATVVLDEEDIQLPDLLTDLQDRTQLTRRTIAHILVESGRLNDFKSNPQQFIEVSGELINRTKRMAIVDGIKYQRLGDEYYYAQELFDQEELTGYLKNMLIDMRKSVLEDVICDSGTEANFAQQLENNEAVKVYAKLPGWFRVPTPLGSYNPDWAVLIEKDGTERLYFVVETKSSLFADDLRDRESAKIACGEAHFKALAIDNNPVEFKRATKLEDLLASS comes from the coding sequence ATGAAACTCCACTTTGATCCTAATCTGGACTTCCAAAAACAGGCTATAGATGCTGTCTGCGATCTATTTCGCGGGCAGGAAACCTGCCGTACAGAATTTACTGTCACCCACGGTCCGACGGACCCCCAGATGCGTTTCGCCTTCGCACGGTACGACCTGGGTATCGGAAACCGCCTTGCGTTATTCGAAGATGAGATTCTGAAAAATCTGAACGATATTCAGCTCCGGAACGGACTTATGCCTTCAACATCACTCGCATCGCGCGACTTTACGGTGGAGATGGAAACGGGTACCGGAAAAACCTATGTCTATCTCCGGACCATCTTCGAGCTTAACAAGCGGTACGGGTTCACTAAATTTGTCGTTGTCGTTCCCTCGGTGGCCATCAAGGAAGGGGTCTACAAATCCCTTCAAATCATGGAAGAACACTTTCGTGCCATCTATACCAACATTCCTTTCGAGTATTTCCTCTATGACTCGCCCAAACTCGGCCAGGTACGCAACTTCGCTACCAGTAACCAGATACAGATCATGATAGTGACAGTCGGTGCGATCAACAAGAAAGACGTCAATAACCTTTACAAGGACTCTGAAAAGACGGGTGGTGAGAAGCCCATCGACCTGATTAAAGCTACAGGGCCCATCCTCATCGTCGATGAACCGCAGAGCGTGGATGGGGGACTTGCAGGGCGCGGCAAAGAGGCACTCGGGGCTATGAATCCATTGTGCACCTTACGTTATTCTGCGACGCACGTAGACAAACACCACATGGTCTTTCGTCTTGATGCGGTTGACGCTTATGAGCGCGAGCTCGTGAAGCAGATCGAGGTTGCCTCTGCTTCCATCGAGGAAGCCTTCAACAAACCTTATGTGCGTCTTCTGACGGTCGGCAACAAGCGCGGTGTCATTACGGCAAAAGTTGAGATCGACGTGCAGGCAGGCCTTACTGTTCGACGTCAGGAAAAAATCGTGCAGGATGGCGACAACCTGGAACAGGCTACAAGTCGTGCCGTCTATGAGAATTGTCATATTGGGGAAATCCGTGTCGAGAAAGGTAATGAGTTTATGGAACTACGCGTGCCTCAAGCCCGGGTCTATCTTCGCATGGGCGAAGCATATGGGGACGTAGATGCGCTCGCTATCCACCGCGAGATGATCCGGCGAACAATTAGAGAGCATCTGGACAAGGAAAAACGGCTCGGGCATCAAGGCATCAAAGTCTTGAGCCTTTTCTTCATTGATGTCGTGGAGAAGTACCGCAAATATGACCAGGACGGTAATCCCGTCAAGGGCGATTATGCACGTATTTTTGAGGAGGAGTATGAGCGGCTCGCCAGGCATCCCGACTACCAGACCCTCTTTCAGGAGGTGGACTTGAGGCGTGCCGCCGAAGAAGTACACAATGGGTACTTTTCCATCGACAGGAAGAATATCGGGGGAAAGACTGTGGAAGTACTTAAAGACACCCGTGGCGATTCAAAAGCCGATGATGGTACGTATAGCCTTATCATGAGAGACAAGGAGAAGCTTTTGAGTTTTGAAACTCCTCTTAAATTCATCTTCTCGCACTCGGCATTACGAGAGGGCTGGGATAACCCGAACGTTTTTCAGATTTGTAGCCTGCGAGATATCCGGACGGAGATGGAACGCCGTCAGACGATCGGCAGAGGTCTCCGTTTATGCGTAAACCAGGATGGCGAGAGACTTCGGGGATTTGAAACCAACACGCTCACCGTCATCGCTACCGAAGGCTACGAGCAGTTCGCCGAGAACCTCCAGAAGGAGATCGAGGAAGATACTGGCATCCGTTTTGGCATTGTAGAACAGCACCAGTTTGCAGCGATAGGAGTACTGAGCGCCGACGGCACTATTTCGCCCATGGGTGCCGATCAATCAAAGGCTCTGTGGGAATACCTGCGCACCAAAGGATATGTCGACGTCAAGGGTAAAGTACAGGATTCGCTAAGAGAGGCGCTTAGAGCGGGCACACTGATGGTGCCGGAAACATTTGCCACTCAGCTACCGCAGATTAAGGAGGTGCTGCACAAACTGGCAGGTAAACTGGAAATCAATAACGCTGATGAGCGCAGGCACGTGCGAACGAGACAAGCTGAGCTTCACAGCGCGGAATTCAAGGCCCTTTGGGACCGAATAAAGCATAAGACTATCTATCGCGTGCAATTCGACAACGAAAAACTCATAAAAAACTGTATTGACTTGTTGCGGCAAGGTCCGCCTATCATGAAAACCAGATTACAATGGCGTAAAGCCGACATCGCTATCGGGAAGGCTGGGATCGAGGCCACCGAACGCGCAGGCGCGGCAACGGTGGTACTTGATGAAGAAGACATCCAGCTTCCTGACCTGCTGACTGATTTGCAAGACCGGACTCAACTTACGCGGCGCACAATCGCACACATTCTTGTGGAGAGTGGGCGGCTGAATGATTTCAAATCCAATCCCCAGCAGTTCATCGAAGTATCCGGAGAACTCATCAATCGTACTAAGCGCATGGCCATTGTTGACGGGATCAAATACCAACGACTGGGGGACGAATATTATTACGCGCAAGAGCTGTTTGACCAGGAGGAACTGACAGGATACCTCAAAAATATGCTCATCGACATGCGGAAATCCGTGCTCGAGGATGTGATCTGCGATTCGGGCACAGAGGCCAATTTTGCTCAACAGTTGGAGAACAATGAAGCTGTCAAGGTCTACGCCAAGTTACCCGGCTGGTTCAGAGTGCCCACGCCGCTTGGATCTTACAATCCCGATTGGGCGGTACTGATAGAAAAGGATGGTACAGAAAGGCTTTACTTTGTCGTGGAAACCAAAAGCAGCTTGTTTGCTGACGACCTTCGTGACCGTGAGAGTGCAAAGATAGCCTGCGGAGAAGCACATTTTAAGGCACTGGCTATCGATAATAATCCGGTCGAATTTAAGAGGGCAACCAAATTGGAAGACCTATTGGCATCGTCTTGA
- a CDS encoding energy transducer TonB, whose product MGSSADGNDGPWATPGDAPTRYGAAQFAYIRTVILKNLAYPPGAKRMGLKGIVTVDFVILENGLVQNVKIMESSGYDMLDRSVIETIRRSQPFPKPPVKAELKIPIVFRLQ is encoded by the coding sequence GTGGGATCCAGCGCGGATGGAAATGACGGCCCTTGGGCGACTCCCGGCGACGCCCCTACCCGGTACGGAGCCGCACAGTTTGCCTACATCAGGACAGTCATTTTGAAGAATCTGGCGTATCCGCCCGGGGCAAAACGTATGGGCCTCAAGGGAATAGTCACGGTGGACTTCGTCATTCTCGAAAATGGGCTCGTCCAAAACGTGAAGATTATGGAAAGCTCCGGATATGACATGCTCGACAGGTCTGTGATCGAGACAATCAGGCGATCTCAGCCTTTTCCCAAGCCACCAGTCAAGGCTGAGTTAAAAATTCCCATTGTCTTTAGGTTGCAGTAA
- a CDS encoding ABC transporter ATP-binding protein, whose protein sequence is MLDLRQVSCGYNGHMVLKDVSVTVRQGEFVGLIGPNGSGKTTLMRVATKVITPANGQILLEGKDIATVSYRKLATRMAVIGSIDHALGMRTEDLVLLGRIPLREPYQILDGKRDLIAAQEAMSVAGILHLKDRPVNTLSSGERQLSFVARALAQEPRLLFLDEPTSHLDIRHQVSLLDLMARLNGERRLTVVMILHDLNLASQYCHRLVLLDRGVIHSDGPPESVLTKETIERVYETPVDVLNGHSSTRPFIRPVSREGGSQSDC, encoded by the coding sequence GTGCTCGACCTTCGACAGGTAAGCTGCGGATATAACGGTCACATGGTCCTCAAGGACGTGAGCGTCACCGTACGCCAAGGAGAATTCGTGGGCCTCATAGGGCCCAACGGATCGGGCAAGACGACCCTCATGCGGGTAGCAACGAAGGTGATAACACCCGCTAACGGGCAGATCCTGCTCGAAGGAAAAGATATTGCAACGGTGAGTTACCGGAAACTTGCCACTCGAATGGCGGTCATAGGCTCGATCGACCATGCCCTCGGCATGCGGACCGAGGATCTCGTGCTCCTCGGCCGGATCCCCCTCAGAGAACCCTACCAGATTCTCGATGGGAAAAGAGACCTCATAGCAGCTCAGGAGGCTATGAGCGTTGCGGGCATTTTGCATCTTAAGGACAGGCCTGTCAACACTCTGAGTAGTGGCGAACGACAGCTTTCCTTTGTGGCCCGGGCCCTCGCTCAGGAACCGAGGCTCCTTTTTTTGGATGAACCTACAAGTCACCTTGACATTAGACACCAGGTAAGCCTCTTGGACCTGATGGCGCGGCTCAACGGGGAAAGACGACTCACCGTGGTCATGATACTCCATGACCTTAACCTGGCAAGTCAGTATTGCCACAGGCTTGTGCTCCTCGATAGAGGCGTTATCCACTCCGACGGTCCGCCAGAATCAGTTCTGACTAAGGAAACCATAGAAAGGGTCTATGAGACACCCGTCGATGTGCTTAACGGGCACTCGTCAACGAGGCCCTTCATTCGGCCCGTTTCACGGGAAGGAGGCTCACAATCGGATTGTTAG